Part of the Toxotes jaculatrix isolate fToxJac2 chromosome 8, fToxJac2.pri, whole genome shotgun sequence genome is shown below.
agagagggggtTGTAATAGGAGGTAAAATCTCTGCAGGGTGTTTTTGGAGGGGTTACTAGCAGTCATGAGCTAGCTAGCACCTGCTAATTTGCTGGGACTTTTTTGTTGCTGGGCAGTGCTCAGAGTGCAGACACCCTATAGGAGCAGACGGAGCAGAAGTGCTGAAATGGCAGGATGATtgtggttttcctgtttttatcatCCATGTCTGATCCTTGCAACAATGGACAGTTTAATGTAGGAGTTTCACTTGCCCGAGTTTCAAAATAAACCCTGGTTCCTGAAAGGAGTGATATCACAGGGGACAAACACTTAGTCATAGTGTTAGTAATTCTTTCACTTTACATGCAACGCCCTTTAACACAGATAGAAAGGGTAAACATGTTTTGTTATAACACAAAAAATTTTTGTTTGGATGAATAATTGCACAACTTTCGGAGACGGAGCAATTTACTCTTCGCATACATATATGtagaagacatttttttcactttttttaagtatttttgttttagcaTATCAAATTGAGTTGTCCGTTTGTGTGTCCTTCATTAAtttctatttgttatttttatcttcctGTGCTTTTGAAGTAATTATCAGCTGTGACAGAAATGATTGAAATTAATCTTTGTTgatgtgtgttctgtttttgaTGTTCACAGAGTGTTTCCTCGTGAAGCAAATGTAGTTTACTTAAtctttcaaaaaagaaaacacagctgcatCTTCATGCAGCATGGATTCATGTGTAGGggtcagaggagaggagaagagatgaaCAAGGGACAAATGGTGTCCTCTACTGGCCTCTGTTCCACACTTCAAAGGAAAAATCCTGCTGAGTTTGGTGAGCATAACTTTGATTGCAAGAGTGAGTTATCTGAGTTTAGGACAATCATGACCATCTTTTTCCCCAAGGCAGGTCCAGATGTGCTGCAGGCTGAAAATTCAAATCTTGGACCTACATCCTTTGCATTTAATGGCACTGAAACCAGCAGTGTAATAATGTTTCTGATCGGGGTAGAAATGTTTCCTAATACTTAGGtaactaaaagaaaaatcagataTAACCACACTCAAGGTTTTCTACATGTTTAATGAGCATTTTGCCTTCATTTCATAGCTGACAGTGTAAATGAGTTGAGAAGGGGTTATGACATGTAACAAATGCCATAAGCAAACATCGCAGTTTAATGACACGCATCTTTTCTACCAAGGTACTAGGACGTTCATTTTTGCAAACATATATTGGCAAATGCACTGATGCATGCCTTATAACTTCCACCGATACCAGATAAAGGTAGAAATGGTGTTGTCATAAAGATAATTCAATCAGGGGCACAGAATGTTCCAAAATGCCTGCTGGGATCAAGAGAAAGGAATCTGGGAGCAGGTCTTAACAAGTCTGGAGTAGAAAAATAGTCGGCCgagggttgtgtgtgttggggggtggggttgtGGAGGGGGGGTACTGTGTgaggaaagaaaatggagaaagatATATGGTTGGGGTGGAGCACAGGTACAGGGAGGGAGTAAAGaatacattttttcacttcaaaaaatACTGCTGTGGGAACATTAAGTGAAGCAGACAGTTCGGAAAAGAAGTAGAGGTGgacctttgtgtttgtgtgtagtcaGGAGGTGGGTGAAAAAGAGCACAAAATGGTCAATAGTTTCAGTAAACGCCCTTATATAAGTAGCCCATTGTGCAACAGCTGCTAAATGTAGGAACGTGACAGGTAATTTTATGGCATTGCAACACAGGGGAAATGTAAGTTTATTAGAAGTTGCTCAGAATGGTAATCTCAATACATTTTGGAGATTACAGTACATTTCTCTTGGAGATTATGTCTTTTTTATATTCAGAGTGCTAGAGCCTAAATGTGTGAATTTAGTGAATCACAGAGTTTTGTGAAGGCTCTACTTGTTAACTTATCTTTAATAACAGAATACAATCTAATGTATGATCagagaaacagtggaaacagaGCATCTTTTCTAGGTTCTTTATTCACTCAGTACTGTTCAGTGCACTGCAGCCACAGGCAGCACAATAGTACAATAGTGAGCAGCATGGTGGGCATATGACATGTGAAACACAAGGGACCCTCTATACTCAGACTGAAGTACAGGTAGGCAGCGTCATACTTTACTCACTGATTGTCATATTTGCATCAAGTCATTTTACATTCCACTTTTCTGTGAAGCACAGCAACAAGAAATGCAGACAATACAGAAGGGCACTTTAGTGATACCTTAATCTTTTGATCATCACAATTCAGTGCATTTATTGAAATGAAAGACTCGTGTTTGGTCCAATTAAAGATGATCGCGGGCTTGAATCCCTGCCTTTAAGGCTCAAACTCAGCAGTTTTATTTACAACCAAACAAAGTGTAGGAAACGCAATacaaaattgtgtgtgtgtgtgggggggggcagttAATTCAAAGTAGAAAAGTAAAGCATATTACAAATAATTGTCTCCTGTTTGTGTAATAAAGGCTGTTATTAACTATTGGGCTTGTGTTCAGTAACAAAGGGAGTTgataagagaagaagagagggtgACTATGCAGAGGAAAGAACCcaaacagacatttatctgCTGACTGTTCTGTAAAAGATGCttctcatcctccctccctcctcttgtCATCCCACTTACCCTGAACACTAAAGTGCCCAAAATTAAGATATCATCAGTAACTCTCAACTCCCCCATTTCCCCTCTTTTTCAGGGTATGAAGAAATCAGTGGTTTACACATTTCACCAACCATCTACAACCCTTAAAAAAACCTCAGTGTCTTTCTTTATGCAGTGGTGGACTCCTTGACCTTGTCCACGATGGTCTCAAACTGTTCGCGGATCTTGGTGGCATAGGGGGAGAACATCTCGGTCAGCTCATCAATCTTGCCCTCCAAGGAGGTGCGCAGGTCCTGGGCGGTGGCCTCCAGCTGGGTCTTGAGGCCTTCAGCCTGGGTCTCCAACTGCTGGCCCAGAccctcagcctggctcttcaGTATAGAAGAGAGGTCAGTCAGCTTCTTGGTGGCGGTGTCACTGGCCTGCACAACGTAGGGCTCAACATGGTCCTTCACGGTGCCCAGGTTCTGGGAGGTGCGGGACTGGAGCTCCTCCAGGTAGGTGGCCACAGCACTGGTGGTGAAGTAGATGGAGACATTTAAGTTTCAGAATAACAGGGACAAGACAAAAAGTGAAGTCTAAAAGCCTCCACCCCACTTACTTGCGGATCTCTTCAGTGTCCTTGTTCAGGCGCTTCTTTAGCTTGTTAGAGTAGGTGCTGAGGCGGTTGTGGACGTCATCTGTGTTCTGTTCCATCATGGTCTTGAGCTCTCCCAGATACTCAGTGCTGCGCTCCTTGGCATCCAGCATGTCCTTCTGCAGTTTGTTGGCCAGAAGCTGCAGGTCCTGAGACATCTGACTAGCGGACGTGTCAGCATAGGGACTCAGCTTGGTCTGGATGTTATCTGTGTAGGCTGACAGCTCTGCCATGGTGTCAGTGATCAGAGTgctggaaacagaagaacaatgTGGTTAGGATAAAAGATGTAAGGTTTGAGAAAAATGCAGAAACTAGGAATGGAAAGACAGAGATCTGGAAAACACAGGAGCATTTAAAAGGTAAAGCAACAGAACCAAGGAAAGTAGTGAGTAAACTAATCACTgccaacagaaaaagagaaagcagggGAATGGTAAATTTCTCAACTTACTCTAGCTCCCTGCTGAGCTGAGAGGCCTTAAGGTTCTGCAGGACTCCATCTGCTTGTTCATTCAGCCCAGAGATGTACTGCCAGAAACGGTCCACGGTGTCCTCCCAGGGGTTTGGGGTGGCATCAGCCTGACGCACAGCACGGGCATTGCAGCCTATTATGGGAAAGCATGGATAAATGCGTTAACACAAATCCAAACAGACATGCTTTTGGTAGATCTTAAACTACCAGAACACTCACCAGTGATGACCGCCAGAGCAAAGATCAGAGCTACAGCCTTCATGGTTGTTAGACAGATAAACCTGGGAaatacagaaggaaaaaaaaggagtcagCAATATAATGCAAACAGATGTTTTAGACTTTCACAGTAGAGCAAACTTGAATTTTGGATTTTTAGCTACAATTTAAGCAAGGAACAT
Proteins encoded:
- the apoeb gene encoding apolipoprotein Eb, coding for MKAVALIFALAVITGCNARAVRQADATPNPWEDTVDRFWQYISGLNEQADGVLQNLKASQLSRELDTLITDTMAELSAYTDNIQTKLSPYADTSASQMSQDLQLLANKLQKDMLDAKERSTEYLGELKTMMEQNTDDVHNRLSTYSNKLKKRLNKDTEEIRNAVATYLEELQSRTSQNLGTVKDHVEPYVVQASDTATKKLTDLSSILKSQAEGLGQQLETQAEGLKTQLEATAQDLRTSLEGKIDELTEMFSPYATKIREQFETIVDKVKESTTA